One genomic window of Garra rufa chromosome 24, GarRuf1.0, whole genome shotgun sequence includes the following:
- the xkr9 gene encoding XK-related protein 9, which produces MPTGEEFTRFRWLCTASGLIFCLLDIGSDFLLSVQYFRSGHVTWAVLTLVFVLVGSVCIQIFSYEWFEVDKENYKEDDKGLSTCCLIGIHVLQIGICTRYIQLLKKSYKALRSQQKDQSEIIGLATDLSMLRMFETFLESIPQLILQAYIILEHNHRSNLQYLSMAVSFLTIAWATVDYRRCLRQSLTYLNKMPSGIPTVVYLSYKIFTITPRILSLTLFIMLSTFSTVSMACIWLLGTIWAFLEETNFCISRVLEYLYRAVVGVILIFTFFNVKGQNTKVHMTLYYIFNLCHNLSAPILLFLLKPESERTDYFLPILFFILVSNLMGLGFLGLYYSLLHPRGSGKEKIGDEVDGMDETDGMAHEKKTTRLERFLQI; this is translated from the exons ATGCCAACAGGAGAGGAATTTACCAGGTTTCGGTGGCTATGCACCGCTTCAGGACTAATCTTTTGTTTACTAGACATTGGATCAGACTTCTTGTTATCTGTGCAGTATTTCAGAAGTGGACATGTCACCTGGGCTGTACTGACTCTTGTGTTTGTTCTGGTTGGATCTGTATGCATACAGATATTCAGCTATGAATGGTTCGAAGTTGACAAGGAAAATTATAAAGAAGATGACAAGGGTCTGTCCACTTGCTGCCTGATTGGGATACATGTACTACAGATAGGCATTTGTACAAG GTATATTCAACTCCTGAAGAAGAGTTATAAAGCCCTGCGTTCACAACAGAAAGACCAGTCAGAGATTATCGGCCTTGCTACAGATCTTAGCATGCTCCGCATGTTTGAGACATTCTTGGAGAGCATTCCTCAACTCATTCTGCAGGCATATATCATACTGGAGCACAATCATCGCTCTAATCTGCAAT ACCTCAGCATGGCCGTGTCTTTTCTCACCATAGCCTGGGCCACAGTGGATTATCGTCGCTGTTTACGACAATCTCTAACTTACCTTAACAAGATGCCTTCTGGAATCCCAACAGTTGTTTACCTATCCTACAAAATATTTACCATAACCCCTCGAATCCTCAGCCTCACGCTCTTCATCATGCTCTCCACCTTCAGCACTGTATCGATGGCTTGCATATGGCTGTTGGGAACCATCTGGGCATTCTTAGAGGAGACCAACTTCTGCATATCACGAGTTCTTGAATATCTTTATCGAGCCGTTGTTGGAGTTATTCTCATTTTTACATTCTTTAACGTTAAAGGACAGAACACCAAAGTTCACATGACTCTGTATTACATTTTCAATTTGTGTCACAACCTTTCTGCACCCATTTTGTTGTTTCTGCTCAAACCAGAATCTGAAAGGACTGACTACTTCCTgcccattttattttttatattagtgTCAAATTTAATGGGACTGGGTTTTTTGGGACTCTATTACAGCCTCCTGCACCCTCGTGGATCTGGCAAAGAAAAAATAGGAGATGAAGTAGATGGAATGGATGAAACAGATGGAATggcacatgaaaaaaaaacaacccgTTTAGAGCGTTTTTTGCAAATATAA